One window from the genome of Trabulsiella odontotermitis encodes:
- a CDS encoding SIS domain-containing protein, whose protein sequence is MLPTMMTYIEEEPAALEKILREYPQHLAPLTAYVRQRPVRRVLILATGSSLNAAMCAQHFFEQRFGLRVEIKEPYNFVHYETLDPDTDLVLAISQSGKSASTLIAMQKVQAAKLPVFALTSDPHSPIGEACDAVLNINTGIEKVGFVTRGFSATVLNLLLIALIIARAQQQISDDEQQDSLAALQHIAASVPAVIARTQAFFDRHEKVFQDGTRFVAIGYGALTGVAKEFETKFTETVRVPSSGFELEAYMHGPYLEANARHVMLFIEDTLNPRLRALQEYMTPAVDRTFRVTLGNEQNAQTLALDCPVTHYFSPLLLIVPMQILAWRTACAKDINLAVRIFDDFDRVLKSKI, encoded by the coding sequence ATGTTACCCACAATGATGACGTATATCGAAGAAGAGCCTGCGGCACTTGAGAAAATCCTGCGGGAGTATCCGCAGCATCTGGCGCCGCTGACCGCTTACGTGCGCCAGCGTCCGGTTCGCCGGGTACTGATTCTGGCAACGGGCTCGTCGTTGAACGCGGCGATGTGCGCGCAGCACTTTTTTGAACAGCGTTTCGGGCTGCGAGTGGAGATTAAAGAGCCTTATAACTTTGTCCATTACGAGACGCTCGATCCCGATACCGATCTGGTACTGGCGATTTCGCAGAGTGGAAAAAGCGCCTCGACGCTGATTGCGATGCAAAAAGTACAGGCGGCAAAACTGCCTGTGTTTGCCCTGACTTCCGATCCGCACAGCCCGATTGGCGAGGCCTGCGACGCGGTGCTGAATATTAATACCGGCATCGAAAAGGTGGGATTTGTCACCCGCGGATTCAGCGCCACCGTGCTCAATTTGTTGCTGATCGCGTTGATTATCGCCCGTGCGCAGCAGCAGATCAGCGATGACGAACAACAGGATTCGCTGGCGGCATTGCAGCACATCGCTGCTTCTGTTCCGGCAGTCATTGCCCGCACACAGGCATTTTTTGACCGCCATGAGAAAGTGTTCCAGGACGGAACGCGTTTTGTCGCCATCGGCTATGGCGCGTTAACTGGCGTGGCGAAGGAATTTGAAACGAAGTTCACCGAAACCGTGCGCGTGCCGTCGAGCGGGTTTGAACTGGAAGCCTACATGCATGGCCCGTACCTCGAAGCGAACGCGCGGCATGTCATGCTGTTTATCGAAGACACGCTCAATCCGCGCTTGCGGGCATTGCAGGAGTACATGACCCCTGCGGTGGATCGGACCTTCAGAGTCACACTCGGCAATGAACAGAACGCGCAGACGCTGGCGCTGGATTGCCCGGTCACGCATTACTTTTCGCCACTGTTGTTGATTGTCCCGATGCAGATCCTGGCCTGGCGAACGGCCTGCGCCAAAGACATTAACCTCGCGGTTCGCATATTTGATGATTTCGATCGTGTCTTAAAAAGTAAGATCTAA
- a CDS encoding PTS system mannose/fructose/sorbose family transporter subunit IID: MTTKISEECLPQEQSEQQINARDLRRVFWRSFQMEFSWNYERQMNLAFVYALIPVLKKLYPQKEDLKNALKRHLVFFNTTPHIVTLLLGITTAMEEKNSQQKAMDDGAIENVKASLMGPLAGLGDSFFWGTLRLIATGIGTSLALKGNILGPILFLLVFNVPHLLVRWFFTRWGYVLGTGVLQRIQRSGMMENVTYGASIIGLMVVGAMAASMIDITIPISFGTGEAKTNVQDILNDIMPCLLPLVSFGIVYWLLGRKVKPLTIIGGMALVGILGSWIGLF, translated from the coding sequence ATGACGACGAAGATTTCTGAAGAATGTCTGCCGCAAGAGCAGAGCGAGCAGCAGATTAACGCCCGTGATTTACGCCGCGTGTTCTGGCGCTCATTCCAGATGGAGTTTTCCTGGAACTATGAACGGCAGATGAACCTGGCGTTTGTTTATGCGCTGATCCCGGTGCTCAAAAAGCTCTATCCGCAGAAAGAGGATCTGAAAAACGCGCTGAAGCGTCACCTGGTCTTTTTCAATACTACGCCACACATCGTGACCCTTTTGCTTGGGATCACTACCGCGATGGAGGAGAAAAACAGCCAGCAGAAGGCGATGGACGATGGCGCGATTGAGAACGTAAAAGCTTCGCTGATGGGGCCGCTGGCCGGGCTGGGCGACTCCTTTTTCTGGGGGACATTGCGCCTGATTGCAACCGGCATCGGCACCAGCCTGGCGCTGAAAGGCAATATCCTCGGGCCCATTCTGTTCCTGCTGGTGTTCAACGTACCGCATCTTCTTGTGCGCTGGTTTTTCACGCGCTGGGGCTATGTTCTCGGTACGGGCGTGCTTCAGCGCATCCAGCGCAGCGGCATGATGGAGAACGTCACCTATGGCGCATCGATCATCGGCCTGATGGTGGTCGGTGCGATGGCGGCATCGATGATAGATATCACCATTCCGATCTCCTTTGGCACCGGCGAGGCGAAAACCAACGTTCAGGACATCCTTAACGACATTATGCCGTGCCTGCTGCCGCTGGTGAGTTTTGGCATTGTCTACTGGCTGCTCGGGCGCAAAGTAAAACCGCTCACAATTATCGGCGGCATGGCGCTGGTGGGCATTCTGGGCTCATGGATTGGCTTGTTTTAA
- a CDS encoding PTS mannose/fructose/sorbose/N-acetylgalactosamine transporter subunit IIC yields the protein MVEALLLGLVAFIAQSEYALGTSLISRPIVTGLLTGLVLGDVETGIIMGATLELAFIGSFSVGASIPPDVVTGGVLGVAFAITSGAGTETALLLGLPIATLTLVLKNVYLGMFIPMLSQKADGYAEQADTRGIERMHLIAGFGLSLMLAAVVTISFLIGSNAVKALLDAIPEFIKHGLSVATGMIPALGFAMLARLLINKKVAPYFFLGFVLMAYLKIPVTGIAILGAIVAVVMVNVSTFASPRTQTSQGVSDDDEDF from the coding sequence ATGGTAGAGGCACTTTTACTTGGGCTGGTAGCGTTTATCGCGCAATCAGAATATGCCCTCGGAACCTCGCTCATTTCCCGGCCCATCGTCACCGGTTTACTGACAGGGCTGGTTCTGGGCGATGTCGAAACCGGCATCATTATGGGCGCGACGCTGGAACTGGCCTTCATTGGTTCCTTCTCTGTTGGCGCTTCCATTCCGCCAGATGTCGTCACCGGCGGGGTGTTAGGGGTGGCGTTCGCCATCACGTCAGGGGCAGGAACAGAAACAGCGTTGCTGTTGGGATTGCCTATCGCGACGCTGACGCTGGTACTCAAAAACGTCTATTTAGGCATGTTCATTCCGATGTTGAGTCAGAAGGCGGACGGCTACGCCGAACAGGCTGACACGCGCGGTATTGAGCGCATGCATCTGATTGCCGGGTTTGGCCTGTCGCTGATGCTGGCGGCGGTGGTCACAATTTCGTTTCTGATAGGTAGCAACGCCGTAAAAGCGCTGCTGGATGCAATTCCGGAATTTATTAAACACGGACTAAGCGTGGCAACAGGCATGATTCCGGCGCTCGGTTTCGCCATGCTCGCCCGTCTGCTGATCAATAAAAAAGTGGCGCCTTATTTCTTCCTCGGCTTTGTGCTGATGGCGTATCTGAAAATACCGGTGACCGGTATTGCCATTCTTGGTGCCATTGTCGCCGTTGTGATGGTGAACGTCTCCACCTTTGCCTCACCCCGGACCCAAACCAGTCAAGGAGTCAGCGATGACGACGAAGATTTCTGA